One window of the Triplophysa dalaica isolate WHDGS20190420 unplaced genomic scaffold, ASM1584641v1 Contig1, whole genome shotgun sequence genome contains the following:
- the LOC130416197 gene encoding uncharacterized protein LOC130416197 has translation MMRRGRGLNPLKDAIHHVKMGKDKNIISERYINPAKGRGVFANTLIVKGSFILEYRGTLIEKGDFEDILNEYAYFFNHLGHNYCIDASYDNGSLGRLVNDDEKPNAKMRKILDVDGKPHLCLFAIKDIDAGEEILYDYGGHNLPWRSRHGQEHYKHLHEPVAPTMTACDIRSPTEHLHEPVGPAMTACDIRSPTEDITVGSQQESTRPGSGDDERGRKRKRKEKNVGVRRRETARVCKAHQLVKEEMNSLEKCSVCSGPFSPLKWWGLKCKGLLESRPCPNTSEGLKADRQISENDVSSRGRRMPKRRPWTKPEVNAVMRHFKMHISKAHLETMRECEVCKRCEHPVLQNRSVQIYVILYGTEGEILNTWKIKSKF, from the exons ATGATGAGACGTGGCAGAGGATTAAATCCTCTCAAAGATGCCATACACCATGTGAAAATGgggaaagacaaaaacataatatcagagCGATACATTAATCCCGCCAAAG GTCGGGGAGTATTTGCAAATACCCTTATTGTAAAAGGTTCCTTCATTCTTGAATACAGAGGAACTTTAATTGAGAAAGGGGATTTTGAAGacatattaaatgaatatgcatACTTTTTTAACCACCTAGGGCATAACTACTG CATTGATGCCTCTTATGATAATGGCTCACTCGGTCGACTTGTTAACGATGATGAGaagccaaatgcaaaaatgaggAAAATTCTAGATGTTGATGGAAAGCCACATCTATGTTTGTTTGCAATCAAGGACATCGATGCAGGTGAAGAAATATTATACGATTATGGAGGACATAACTTGCCATGGCGTTCTCGCCATGGACAGGAACATTACAAG caccttcatgagccCGTTGCTCCAACCATGACAGCATGTGACATCAGGTCTCctacagag caccttcatgagcctGTCGGTCCAGCCATGACTGCATGTGACATCAGGTCTCctacagag GACATAACCGTTGGATCCCAGCAGGAATCCACAAGACCAGGCAGCGGTGATGATG aaagaggaagaaagagaaagagaaaagagaagaacGTTGGAGtgagaaggagagagacagCCAGAG tttGCAAAGCACATCAACTTGTCAAAGAGGAGATGAATTCGCttgaaaaatgttctgtttgctCTGGACCGTTTTCCCCACTGAAGTGGTGGGGGCTGAAATGTAAAG GGCTTTTGGAAAGCAGGCCATGTCCAAACACATCAGAAGGACTAAAAGCTGACAGACAAATCTCTGAAAACGATG TCTCTAGCAGAGGAAGGCGGATGCCCAAAAGGAGACCATGGACGAAACCTGAGGTGAACGCTGTGATGAGACACTTCAAAATGCACATCAGCAAAGCTCACTTGGAAACAATGAGGGAGTGTGAGGTCTGCAAAAGGTGCGAGCATCCGGTCCTTCAAAACCGGTCCGTCCAAATATACGTGATTTTGTACGGAACCGAGGGCGAAATTTTAAACACGTGGAAAATTAAGTCGAAATTTTAA
- the LOC130416192 gene encoding LOW QUALITY PROTEIN: serine/threonine-protein kinase pim-3-like (The sequence of the model RefSeq protein was modified relative to this genomic sequence to represent the inferred CDS: substituted 1 base at 1 genomic stop codon), protein MRAANSASIRARKRPKPFSVLYELRRLCLGRGHGGIVYEGTRKSDGLKVAIKFFRKSLERQRFIHVPGHNEPLVSQVAVNLMLQKPDRCPNIVALLDWFEEDNIYILVLEYPYPCLSMKDFLEIEHLSEDQARPLMRQAVNAAQHCIDHNICHGSLEIRNMLINVQTMTLMFIDFGRADLASTWGKPDPKHPDSRSGIPGPTWVEPGGESWGRGHAVADTVCCLGKLLLHTRSGRRTLYQCYFTTEDRAEIEELGLTEECLDLINRSVFAPPPDRPTIEEFLDHEWFKQGXRSRAYVVYEVN, encoded by the exons aTGAGGGCGGCAAACTCTGCTAGCATCCGTGCGCGAAAGAGACCAA aacCTTTTTCAGTGCTTTATGAGCTGAGAAGATTGTGTCTAGGAAGAGGACATGGCGGCATTGTGTATGAGGGTACTCGCAAGTCCGATGGCCTGAAG GTCGCCATCAAATTTTTTCGCAAGTCACTCGAAAGGCAAAGATTTATTCATGTT CCTGGACATAACGAGCCTCTCGTCTCACAAGTGGCTGTAAATCTGATGCTACAGAAACCAGATAGATGCCCCAACATTGTGGCTCTGTTGGACTGGTTTGAAGAGGACAACATCTACATCCTCGTTCTAGAATATCCATATCCCTGTTTAAGCATGAAAGATTTTCTTGAGATAGAACATCTGTCTGAAGATCAGGCACGTCCTCTCATGCGTCAAGCAGTGAACGCAGCCCAACACTGCATCGACCACAACATCTGCCATGGTAGCTTGGAGATCAGAAACATGCTCATCAATGTACAGACCATGACGCTCATGTTCATAGACTTTGGACGTGCTGATCTTGCCTCAACTTGGGGCAAACCCGACCCTAAACACCCCG ACTCTAGAAGTGGCATACCTGGCCCAACTTGGGTCGAACCAGGCGGTGAAAGCTGGG GTCGAGGTCATGCGGTTGCCGATACAGTCTGTTGTTTGGGTAAGCTGCTCCTGCATACGAGAAGTGGACGTAGGACGCTTTATCAATGCTATTTTACTACAGAAGACAGAGCTGAGATCGAAGAACTTGGTTTAACTGAAG AATGCCTTGACTTGATCAATCGGTCCGTTTTCGCTCCACCACCCGACAGGCCAACAATAGAAGAGTTCCTAGACCATGAGTGGTTCAAGCAGGGTTAAAGGTCAAga GCATATGTGGTTTATGAGGTCAATTGA
- the LOC130416193 gene encoding general transcription factor II-I repeat domain-containing protein 2-like, with the protein MSLSKRRKVDKECRIFKEKWTTSYLFTDMHGKPSCLVCLQQVSVMKEYNIRRHYETHHSEKYDGLQGQLRRDKINELLAGLRKQQSTFIQSREVSEAAVKASYLIASEIALASKPYSDGDFVKRCMMKAAELVCPEKRQAFANISLTRNTIAERISELSADLDSQLKQRVKSFIAFSVAIDESTDITDVAQLAIFIRGVDETLTVTEEFLELVPMMDTTTAEDIFGSVVAALDKVGVDWSRAVSLATDGAPSMVGKKAGVATKFKDKVQALNGGDRFWTFHCILHQEALCCKSLKMDHVMEVVVRTVNFIRSRGLNHRQFDKLLSDRNITHSLPYHTEVRWLSRGAVLRHFFDLREEIGQFMEKKGKPVLELQSQEWLRDLAFLVDITEHLNNLNKMLQGRKKVVTQFSDNIHAFKLKLTLWEMQLANGTPAHFSCLRDVCVTRPDADIKRYKDKIAGLLREFEKRFQVFGELETEFSVFRSPFTVKASDLPVEIQLEIIDLQCDADLKSKFASVGLDTFYQYLLPGCKGHPVTRPPEPVQCVACDATFETRRGCSIHEIHVHPVLRNRKRAAELRAKFGPLMEAEEAGTEEILVDSDPGVEA; encoded by the exons ATGTCGTTATCAAAACGGAGAAAAGTAGATAAGGAGTGTAgaattttcaaagaaaaatggaCCACGTCCTATTTATTTACAGATATGCACGGAAAACCTTCGTGCTTGGTGTGTTTGCAACAAGTTTCGGTAATGAAGGAATATAATATTCGACGCCACTACGAGACTCATCACAGCGAAAAATATGACGGCTTGCAAGGACAACTAAGAAGAGATAAGATTAACGAATTGCTGGCGGGTCTGAGGAAACAGCAGTCAACTTTCATCCAGAGCCGAGAAGTCAGTGAAGCAGCGGTAAAAGCCAGCTACCTAATTGCAAGCGAAATAGCATTAGCATCGAAGCCGTATTCCGACGGTGACTTTGTTAAACGATGCATGATGAAAGCGGCTGAACTTGTATGTCCCGAGAAGCGACAAGCTTTTGCCAATATTAGCCTGACGAGGAATACTATAGCAGAGAGGATTTCGGAACTATCGGCAGATTTAGACAGTCAATTGAAACAGAGAGTCAAgtcatttattgcattttccGTGGCAATTGACGAGAGCACTGACATCACAGACGTGGCCCAACTGGCCATATTTATTCGAGGAGTTGATGAGACATTGACAGTTACTGAAGAGTTTCTTGAGTTGGTGCCAATGATGGACACCACAACAGCCGAGGACATTTTCGGCTCTGTCGTTGCTGCATTAGACAAAGTTGGAGTGGACTGGTCCCGCGCTGTCAGCCTGGCTACAGACGGCGCGCCATCCATGGTCGGAAAGAAAGCAGGTGTCGCGACAAAGTTCAAAGACAAAGTACAAGCTCTTAATGGAGGAGATCGTTTCTGgacatttcactgtattttgcACCAGGAGGCATTGTGTTGCAAGTCGCTGAAAATGGACCACGTCATGGAAGTGGTTGTTCGCACTGTAAATTTCATCCGGTCCAGAGGTCTGAACCATCGTCAGTTTGACAAACTTCTCAGCGACAGAAACATTACCCACAGCCTGCCATACCACACTGAAGTGAGATGGTTAAGCCGAGGCGCTGTGCTGAGGCATTTCTTTGATCTACGAGAGGAAATCGGACAGTTCatggaaaaaaaaggaaaaccgGTGTTGGAATTACAATCTCAGGAATGGCTACGGGACCTTGCATTCTTGGTTGATAttactgaacacttgaacaaTCTAAACAAAATGTTGCAAGGCCGCAAAAAAGTtgtcacacagttttctgaCAACATACATGCATTTAAGTTAAAGCTGACTTTGTGGGAGATGCAACTGGCAAATGGAACTCCTGCTCATTTCTCTTGTttgagagatgtgtgtgtgaccaGACCTGATGCGGACATTAAACGGTACAAAGACAAAATTGCAGGACTACTGCGGGAGTTTGAGAAACGTTTTCAGGTATTTGGTGAACttgagacagaattttcagtttttcgcTCACCTTTCACAGTTAAAGCTTCTGATCTGCCGGTCGAAATTCAGCTAGAGATAATTGATTTGCAGTGTGATGCAGATTTGAAGAGCAAATTTGCCTCTGTAGGTCTGgacacattttatcagtatcTACTACCAGG GTGCAAGGGCCACCCTGTGACGAGACCCCCGGAACCGGTCCAGTGTGTGGCATGCGATGCCACGTTTGAGACACGTAGGGGGTGCAGTATCCACGAGATACATGTCCACCCGGTTTTACGCAACAGAAAGCGGGCCGCGGAGCTACGTGCTAAGTTCGGCCCTCTGATGGAAGCGGAGGAGGCAGGAACCGAGGAGATCTTGGTGGATAGCGACCCGGGCGTAGAAGCGTAG